The following coding sequences lie in one Hyalangium gracile genomic window:
- the gspN gene encoding type II secretion system protein GspN, translating to MATQSKTARWKIVLGYSAFSLFALILCFFLTFPYGALRARIATEALKSGYVVRIDSLRPGFIGLTAKGVRISQPPAPLSSETTAALTTGDPDTARMLGPAELGEALIVDSLFLRPTLFPPGVAFQADALGGQLSGSAGARGDRIRVKLDKLDASQGNLRNFTGLDLEGSLSGVLNLTMPMTPGANGRAGEPDLSQADGELSLEGRDLLLKGSVDGSIMASKGSLVALAFPGGLPRVPVGELTALIRFEKGLGTVEALKIGGDQLEVRGTGTVKLARRFQYSEPAMDVKIRVEPELVKSLGTAGLGLSILPADKEDPKFRSGRLSGSLGKLSFLGKR from the coding sequence ATGGCAACCCAGAGCAAGACCGCCCGTTGGAAGATCGTCCTCGGCTACAGCGCCTTCTCGCTGTTCGCCCTCATCCTCTGCTTCTTCCTCACGTTCCCGTACGGGGCGCTGCGCGCGCGCATCGCCACCGAGGCGCTGAAGTCGGGCTACGTGGTGCGCATCGACTCGCTGCGGCCGGGATTCATCGGCCTGACGGCGAAGGGGGTGCGCATCAGCCAGCCGCCCGCGCCGCTCAGCAGCGAGACGACGGCGGCGCTGACGACAGGGGATCCGGACACGGCGCGCATGCTGGGGCCGGCGGAGCTGGGCGAGGCGCTCATCGTCGACTCGCTCTTCCTGCGCCCCACCCTCTTCCCGCCGGGAGTCGCGTTCCAGGCGGACGCGCTGGGCGGGCAGCTCTCGGGCAGCGCGGGGGCCCGTGGGGACCGGATCCGCGTGAAGCTGGACAAGCTGGATGCGTCCCAGGGCAACCTGAGGAACTTCACCGGGCTGGACCTGGAAGGCTCGCTGAGCGGCGTGCTGAACCTGACGATGCCGATGACGCCAGGGGCCAACGGGCGCGCGGGTGAGCCGGACCTGTCCCAGGCGGACGGGGAGCTGTCGCTCGAGGGGAGGGACCTGCTGCTCAAGGGGAGCGTGGATGGCTCGATAATGGCCAGCAAGGGCAGCCTCGTGGCGCTGGCGTTCCCCGGGGGCCTGCCGCGCGTCCCGGTGGGAGAGCTCACGGCGCTGATCCGCTTCGAGAAGGGCCTGGGCACGGTGGAGGCGCTGAAGATTGGCGGCGATCAGCTGGAGGTGCGCGGGACGGGCACGGTGAAGCTGGCCAGGCGCTTCCAGTACAGCGAGCCGGCCATGGACGTGAAGATCCGCGTCGAGCCGGAGCTGGTGAAGTCGCTGGGCACGGCCGGGCTGGGGCTCTCCATCCTCCCGGCGGACAAGGAGGATCCGAAGTTCCGCTCGGGCCGCCTGAGCGGCTCGCTCGGCAAGCTCTCCTTCCTGGGCAAGCGCTGA
- the gspM gene encoding type II secretion system protein GspM, giving the protein MRQLLNDLRARFEQLSAREKRLVTVAGAAVLVFVLFLTLYSFSSSANTHRRRTQEKLAKLQQVQELAASYNQATSARNAIEAQLSNNDVRLLSYVSDKATAAGLDVPNMTPKGDVGIGDGKILESSMELTFTDVDLRKLTDFLRSVESGPGIVKVKYLRIEPRPASDTLTAWATVATYKLKQPAQPQPQQ; this is encoded by the coding sequence ATGAGACAACTCCTCAATGATCTGAGAGCGCGCTTCGAGCAGCTCAGCGCGCGAGAGAAGCGGCTGGTGACGGTGGCGGGAGCCGCGGTGCTGGTCTTCGTCCTCTTCCTCACGCTGTACTCCTTCTCCAGCAGCGCCAACACGCACCGGCGCCGGACGCAGGAGAAGCTGGCGAAGCTGCAGCAGGTGCAGGAGCTGGCGGCCAGCTACAACCAGGCCACCTCGGCGCGGAACGCCATCGAGGCGCAGCTGTCCAACAACGACGTGCGGCTGCTCAGCTACGTCTCGGACAAGGCCACCGCGGCGGGCCTGGACGTGCCGAACATGACGCCCAAGGGCGACGTGGGCATCGGGGATGGGAAGATCCTCGAGAGCAGCATGGAGCTGACCTTCACGGACGTGGATCTGCGCAAGCTCACCGACTTCCTGCGGTCCGTGGAGAGCGGACCTGGGATCGTCAAGGTGAAGTACCTGCGCATCGAGCCCCGCCCGGCCTCCGACACCCTGACGGCGTGGGCCACCGTCGCCACCTACAAGCTGAAGCAGCCGGCTCAGCCTCAGCCGCAGCAGTGA
- the pilM gene encoding pilus assembly protein PilM, translated as MARILGLDLGSYSVKGVLFESTIRGYTTKAYAEVRRGEGERTETLRAAVHELLTQHPMPADQIIVALPGMTLMTHAFTMPFVDTKRLEAALPFEVESQLPFELSEAVYDYQVVGQKDKTSSDVLVGVVRKEELTWLMGLLAELKLDPRVITHPGVTYQNLFLQTPAVFDGLAEAEAVAVVDIGHERTTVAIGRPGVGVEFARTFAGGGKDLSRALAAEFQTPLGEAHQWKETYGAMASAATAQGPDSERAAAAFVRGLQPVLRELRPTFKSFTARTKRQVGALVLCGGTSRLKGIAEQLERDLHLRTRVLALPNEASGVVPAEAHPSAAQAYALALRGQASGAKAPRFNLRRGDFAFKGDFDYVKDKVGLLASFAATLLLLLIASGVVRNSVLSRNEAKVDAVLCSTTKNILGNCETNYDRAINMLRGVESPAAALPKMSAVNLLAEVTQKISPEVPVKLERIQIDMDRIILQGETNSSKEIDTLTTSLKSHRCFREVNPGKVEKTRDGTKVTFRLDIQVACPDQSGAET; from the coding sequence ATGGCCCGCATTCTTGGCCTCGATCTCGGCAGCTACTCCGTCAAGGGTGTCCTGTTCGAGTCGACAATCCGCGGCTATACCACCAAGGCGTACGCCGAGGTGCGGCGTGGCGAGGGCGAGCGCACGGAGACGCTGCGCGCCGCCGTGCACGAGCTGCTCACCCAGCACCCGATGCCGGCCGATCAGATCATCGTCGCCCTGCCGGGCATGACGCTGATGACGCACGCCTTCACCATGCCCTTCGTGGACACGAAGCGGCTGGAGGCCGCCCTCCCCTTCGAGGTGGAGAGCCAGCTGCCCTTCGAGCTGTCGGAGGCCGTCTACGACTACCAGGTGGTCGGCCAGAAGGACAAGACGAGCAGCGACGTGCTGGTGGGCGTGGTGCGCAAGGAGGAGCTGACCTGGCTGATGGGGCTGCTCGCCGAGCTGAAGCTGGATCCGCGCGTCATCACCCACCCGGGCGTGACGTACCAGAACCTCTTCCTCCAGACGCCCGCGGTCTTCGACGGCCTCGCCGAGGCGGAGGCGGTGGCGGTGGTGGACATCGGCCACGAGCGCACCACGGTGGCCATCGGCCGTCCGGGCGTGGGGGTGGAGTTCGCCCGCACCTTCGCCGGTGGCGGCAAGGACCTGAGCCGCGCGCTGGCCGCCGAGTTCCAGACGCCGCTAGGCGAGGCGCACCAGTGGAAGGAGACGTACGGGGCGATGGCCAGCGCGGCCACGGCCCAGGGGCCGGACTCCGAGCGCGCCGCGGCCGCCTTCGTGCGCGGCCTGCAGCCGGTGCTGCGCGAGCTGCGCCCCACCTTCAAGTCCTTCACCGCGCGCACGAAGCGACAGGTGGGCGCCCTGGTGCTGTGCGGCGGCACGTCGCGGCTGAAGGGCATCGCCGAGCAGCTCGAGCGGGATCTGCACCTGCGGACGCGGGTGCTGGCGCTGCCCAACGAGGCGAGCGGAGTGGTGCCCGCGGAGGCGCACCCGTCCGCGGCGCAGGCGTACGCGCTGGCGCTGCGGGGCCAGGCCTCGGGCGCCAAGGCGCCGCGCTTCAACCTGCGCCGGGGCGACTTCGCCTTCAAGGGTGACTTCGACTACGTGAAGGACAAGGTGGGGCTGCTGGCCTCCTTCGCGGCCACGCTGCTGCTGCTGCTCATCGCCAGCGGCGTGGTGCGCAACTCGGTGCTCTCGCGCAACGAGGCCAAGGTGGACGCGGTGCTGTGCAGCACCACGAAGAACATCCTGGGCAACTGCGAGACGAACTATGACCGAGCGATCAACATGCTCCGGGGCGTGGAGAGCCCGGCGGCGGCCCTGCCGAAGATGAGCGCGGTGAACCTCCTGGCGGAGGTGACGCAGAAGATCTCCCCGGAGGTGCCGGTGAAGCTCGAGCGCATCCAGATCGACATGGATCGCATCATCCTCCAGGGCGAGACGAACAGCTCCAAGGAGATCGACACGCTGACCACCTCCCTGAAGAGCCACCGCTGCTTCCGGGAGGTCAACCCGGGCAAGGTGGAGAAGACGCGGGACGGGACGAAGGTGACCTTCCGCCTCGACATCCAGGTGGCGTGCCCCGACCAGTCCGGAGCGGAGACCTAG
- a CDS encoding type II secretion system minor pseudopilin has product MRKFFSQPARRRSARPLPPTGRDRRTRGVALIIAIISITLLTVVATEFAYNTRVDLQLAANQRDEVRAYYMARSGVALGRLLMRFQKQVDSTPIPNLGGLLQQLTGGAPAGGQQQQPASSLNIQLWKLARVDCHMLKGMVKSDTGEGDKERDEPEPQDDNFTMDDDERGAAAFGEQPLKRSFGGFEGCFLSTINDEEEKLNVHRLASLATDALPTAARMMDMFNDKRFEFIFNRDDANRVRVTPQDVVIALRDWADEDEVQSAINLADPVNPFASGFAPEDGNYDRFDPRYEAKNARFDSLDELYRVHGVTDMFMAAFRDRLTVYPDVNSRPNVNTDDPMMMYMAILSVADPARPDPRLQDPVFINELITRIRSARMFSFFGMSVQDFVSVVEAAGIAINPSIKANAAQNRLVGDKSQTFTIKAVGEAGSVQKTLTAVIKLDDSLGRILYWREE; this is encoded by the coding sequence ATGCGCAAGTTCTTCTCCCAGCCAGCCCGGCGCCGCTCCGCCCGCCCGCTCCCGCCCACCGGCCGCGATCGCCGCACGCGCGGCGTGGCGCTCATCATCGCCATCATCTCCATCACCCTGCTCACCGTGGTGGCGACCGAGTTCGCCTACAACACGCGGGTGGATCTGCAGCTGGCGGCCAACCAGCGCGACGAGGTGCGGGCCTACTACATGGCGCGCTCCGGCGTCGCCCTGGGGCGCCTGCTGATGCGCTTCCAGAAGCAGGTGGACAGCACGCCCATCCCCAACCTGGGTGGCCTGCTGCAGCAGCTCACCGGCGGGGCCCCCGCGGGCGGCCAGCAGCAGCAGCCCGCCTCCTCGCTCAACATCCAGCTCTGGAAGCTGGCGCGTGTGGACTGCCACATGCTCAAGGGGATGGTGAAGAGCGATACCGGCGAGGGGGACAAGGAGCGTGACGAGCCGGAGCCCCAGGACGACAACTTCACCATGGATGACGACGAGCGGGGCGCGGCGGCCTTCGGTGAGCAGCCGCTGAAGCGCTCGTTCGGAGGCTTCGAGGGCTGCTTCCTGTCGACGATCAACGACGAGGAGGAGAAGCTCAACGTCCACCGCCTGGCCTCGCTGGCCACGGATGCGCTGCCCACCGCGGCGCGCATGATGGACATGTTCAACGACAAGCGCTTCGAGTTCATCTTCAACCGGGACGACGCCAACCGCGTGCGAGTGACGCCGCAGGACGTGGTGATCGCGCTCAGGGACTGGGCGGACGAGGACGAGGTGCAGTCGGCCATCAACCTGGCGGATCCCGTCAACCCGTTCGCCTCGGGCTTCGCGCCGGAGGACGGCAACTACGATCGCTTCGACCCGCGCTACGAGGCGAAGAACGCGCGCTTCGACAGCCTGGACGAGCTGTACCGGGTGCACGGCGTGACGGACATGTTCATGGCGGCCTTCCGGGACCGGCTCACCGTGTACCCGGACGTGAACTCACGGCCCAACGTGAACACGGACGATCCGATGATGATGTACATGGCCATCCTCTCGGTGGCGGACCCGGCGCGCCCGGACCCGCGGCTGCAGGATCCGGTGTTCATCAACGAGCTCATCACCCGCATCCGCTCCGCGCGCATGTTCAGCTTCTTCGGCATGTCCGTGCAGGACTTCGTCAGCGTGGTGGAGGCCGCGGGCATCGCCATCAACCCGAGCATCAAGGCCAACGCGGCCCAGAACCGGCTCGTCGGCGACAAGAGCCAGACATTCACCATCAAGGCCGTGGGCGAGGCGGGCAGCGTGCAGAAGACGCTCACCGCCGTCATCAAGCTCGACGACTCGCTCGGCCGGATTCTGTATTGGAGAGAGGAATAA
- a CDS encoding type II secretion system protein GspJ produces the protein MKRASQGFTLMEVMVAVAITALMGTVVAMAFQTGFRAKELVEGEAEHYRMVRVAMNRMAREIGSAFVSDRYDPKRYRDQNDRPTNFVGENDRLLFTTFAHQRLYTDSKESDQAVVEYFVETTTEKGSKSRQDLKRRVNPNIGERMDRGGTTDILFEGVKKLEFEYWDSERKEWEDEWDTRRPEKKAFLPTRVRITLVALDENGKEARYTTQARIMLNTELPRF, from the coding sequence ATGAAGCGCGCGAGCCAGGGCTTCACGCTGATGGAGGTGATGGTCGCCGTGGCGATCACCGCGCTGATGGGCACGGTGGTGGCCATGGCCTTCCAGACGGGCTTCCGCGCCAAGGAATTGGTGGAAGGCGAGGCCGAGCACTACCGCATGGTGCGCGTGGCGATGAACCGCATGGCGCGCGAGATCGGCTCGGCCTTCGTGAGCGACCGGTACGATCCCAAGCGCTACCGGGACCAGAACGACCGGCCCACCAACTTCGTGGGCGAGAATGACCGGCTGCTCTTCACCACGTTCGCGCACCAGCGCCTGTACACGGACTCGAAGGAGTCCGACCAGGCGGTGGTGGAGTACTTCGTGGAGACCACCACGGAGAAGGGCTCCAAGAGCCGCCAGGACCTCAAGCGGCGGGTGAACCCCAACATCGGCGAGCGGATGGACCGCGGCGGCACCACGGACATCCTCTTCGAGGGCGTGAAGAAGCTGGAGTTCGAGTACTGGGACTCCGAGCGCAAGGAGTGGGAGGACGAGTGGGACACGCGCCGGCCCGAGAAGAAGGCCTTCCTGCCGACGCGCGTGCGCATCACCCTGGTGGCCCTGGACGAGAATGGCAAGGAAGCGCGTTACACGACCCAGGCCCGTATCATGCTGAACACGGAGCTGCCGAGGTTCTGA
- a CDS encoding prepilin-type N-terminal cleavage/methylation domain-containing protein, producing MRNTSRGFTLLETVVALAILALALMAIFDLNSGAVANHVYSKHLTVASLLARSKMTDLEQELYDKGFSNDDDEESGDFSEEGWPGFKWRAKIIAPKTDGVSPDQLIGAIFNLPIGETDGDLGGLSSLFGGGAGADGKGGGSGPVPAAGGMAGMAGMAQPMFKQMIDQLTQSVREVHLTVTWKEGKLVESIDLVTHVVSLGPGSDRNGGAAAAAAAATGQQPPETSNQWVNPATGMVVANPLQGPNGQMLDPNTRQPLMNRMEWLNRMNNPTSPGSNFRPPGGGGIFGPRGGKATQ from the coding sequence ATGAGGAACACGAGCCGAGGCTTCACCCTGCTGGAGACGGTGGTCGCGCTCGCCATCCTGGCGCTGGCGCTGATGGCCATCTTCGACCTGAACTCCGGCGCGGTGGCCAACCACGTCTACTCCAAGCACCTCACGGTGGCTTCGCTCCTGGCCCGCTCGAAGATGACGGACCTGGAGCAGGAGCTCTACGACAAGGGCTTCTCCAACGACGACGACGAGGAGTCCGGCGACTTCTCCGAGGAGGGCTGGCCCGGCTTCAAGTGGCGCGCGAAGATCATCGCCCCCAAGACGGACGGCGTGTCGCCCGATCAGCTCATCGGCGCCATCTTCAACCTGCCCATCGGCGAGACGGATGGAGACCTGGGCGGGCTGTCCTCCCTCTTCGGGGGCGGGGCCGGCGCGGACGGCAAGGGCGGAGGCAGCGGCCCGGTGCCGGCGGCCGGAGGCATGGCCGGCATGGCGGGCATGGCGCAGCCCATGTTCAAGCAGATGATCGACCAGCTCACCCAGTCGGTGCGTGAGGTCCACCTCACCGTCACCTGGAAGGAAGGCAAGCTGGTGGAGAGCATCGACCTGGTGACGCACGTGGTGTCGCTCGGGCCGGGCTCGGATCGCAACGGCGGGGCGGCGGCGGCGGCGGCGGCGGCGACCGGGCAGCAGCCGCCCGAGACGTCCAACCAGTGGGTGAACCCGGCCACGGGCATGGTGGTGGCCAACCCCCTCCAGGGCCCCAACGGGCAGATGCTGGACCCGAACACGCGCCAGCCGCTGATGAACCGGATGGAGTGGCTCAACCGGATGAACAACCCCACCAGCCCGGGCAGCAACTTCCGTCCGCCCGGCGGCGGCGGCATCTTCGGGCCGCGCGGCGGAAAGGCCACCCAATGA
- a CDS encoding pilus assembly FimT family protein: MRHSPAPLSRRAQRGLTLIEICIALLIAAVLFSAVVTGVGAITGSKAKATTSELAGVIRSLYETAALSGKTCRLVFELADPKSDDASRYHAECAEGAVTTARDREGALKDENLSREDEARRGKDERRNFTQSGSGAPGLKELMEQEQHRVEQAARFSSYTGEEVAPRELPSNVSLSVWTRQQKKAVDQGVAYLYFFPQGYTEKAQVYVRQGDNVWTLTISPLTGKVSVVDEELEVPRS; this comes from the coding sequence ATGAGACACTCCCCTGCCCCGCTCTCGCGTCGCGCCCAGCGCGGCCTGACGCTCATCGAGATCTGCATCGCGCTGCTGATCGCCGCGGTGCTCTTCTCCGCCGTGGTGACGGGCGTGGGCGCCATCACCGGCAGCAAGGCCAAGGCGACGACGAGCGAGCTGGCCGGCGTCATCCGCTCGCTCTACGAGACGGCGGCGCTCTCGGGGAAGACGTGCCGGCTGGTGTTCGAGCTGGCCGATCCGAAGAGCGACGATGCCTCGCGCTACCACGCCGAGTGCGCCGAGGGCGCCGTCACCACCGCCCGGGATCGCGAGGGGGCGCTCAAGGACGAGAACCTCTCGCGCGAGGACGAGGCGAGGCGCGGCAAGGACGAGCGGCGCAACTTCACCCAGAGCGGCAGCGGGGCGCCGGGCCTGAAGGAGCTGATGGAGCAGGAGCAGCACCGCGTGGAGCAGGCCGCGCGCTTCTCCAGCTACACTGGCGAGGAGGTGGCGCCGCGCGAGCTGCCGAGCAACGTGTCCCTCTCCGTGTGGACGCGCCAGCAGAAGAAGGCCGTGGATCAGGGCGTGGCCTACCTCTACTTCTTCCCTCAGGGGTACACGGAGAAGGCCCAGGTGTACGTGCGCCAGGGCGACAACGTGTGGACGCTCACCATCTCCCCGCTCACCGGCAAGGTGAGCGTGGTGGACGAGGAGCTGGAGGTGCCGCGCTCATGA
- a CDS encoding type II secretion system protein GspG, producing MMADHASSQSPQLATRPSRTGRNVVIIVCLLATAMAFGLAYITTDHSLGPKQRLAMEQIRRMEGFFKVYHRTMGRFPSEQEGFTPLIKGRVIDSVPVDPWGRPYLYQFNNERTGVISYGADGVPGGQGEDADISSGGLVRPRR from the coding sequence ATGATGGCCGACCACGCCTCTTCCCAGAGCCCCCAGCTGGCGACGCGTCCCTCCCGGACGGGGAGGAACGTGGTCATCATCGTGTGCCTGCTGGCCACCGCGATGGCCTTCGGGCTGGCGTACATCACGACGGACCACAGCCTGGGGCCCAAACAGCGCCTGGCCATGGAGCAGATCCGCCGCATGGAGGGCTTCTTCAAGGTCTACCACCGCACCATGGGGCGCTTCCCCTCCGAGCAAGAGGGCTTCACGCCGCTCATCAAGGGGCGGGTGATCGACTCGGTGCCCGTGGATCCATGGGGCCGGCCGTACCTGTACCAGTTCAACAACGAGCGCACGGGCGTCATCTCCTACGGCGCTGACGGCGTGCCGGGCGGACAGGGAGAGGACGCGGACATCTCCAGCGGTGGACTCGTGAGGCCCCGGCGATGA
- the gspG gene encoding type II secretion system major pseudopilin GspG, with amino-acid sequence MDQTMTKRKQQRRRSRGMTLIEIMVVITILGLIAAAVGVAVIPQLNQARRDRAELDIKNIQNALKLYYTKKGNYPDTGTGLKGLVDMQALEAIPRDPWNNEYVYMNEGGKPVIISYGADGTSGGEGNDADISSKSLGSGNAQK; translated from the coding sequence ATGGACCAGACGATGACGAAGCGGAAGCAGCAGCGCCGCCGCAGCCGCGGCATGACCCTGATCGAGATCATGGTGGTGATCACCATCCTGGGCCTCATCGCCGCGGCGGTGGGCGTGGCGGTCATTCCTCAGCTCAACCAGGCCCGCCGGGATCGCGCGGAGCTGGACATCAAGAACATCCAGAACGCGCTCAAGCTCTACTACACGAAGAAGGGCAACTACCCGGACACGGGCACGGGCCTCAAGGGGCTGGTGGACATGCAGGCGCTCGAGGCGATCCCCAGGGATCCCTGGAACAACGAGTACGTCTACATGAACGAGGGCGGCAAGCCGGTCATCATCTCCTACGGCGCGGACGGCACCTCCGGCGGCGAGGGCAACGACGCGGACATCTCGTCCAAGAGCCTGGGCTCCGGCAACGCCCAGAAGTAG